A stretch of the Egicoccus sp. AB-alg6-2 genome encodes the following:
- a CDS encoding type II secretion system F family protein yields MSAGLQGLVLALTAGYGVYLVYTALVLRWRGVGVGPSPAARRPRRLRAQEFLVQAGLQRVRPVELAAVMAVLFAVAAALGWAMYDGVVVPVAIGMVAAGTPLWSARARRHRRRELAREAWPRLIEEIRLNAVTLGRSIPQALLTVGMRGPEEMRPAFAAAHREWLISTDFERTLDVLRDRLADPTADAVCETLLIAHDVGGTEVDARLKALAADRMQDLQGRKDARAKQAAVRFARLFVLLVPIGMAFVGLSIGEGRAAYASDAGQVFVLVALALIAGCWAWAGQLLRLPEEQRVFLGSGTGERA; encoded by the coding sequence GTGAGCGCAGGGCTGCAGGGCCTGGTGCTGGCCCTCACCGCCGGGTACGGGGTCTACCTCGTCTACACCGCCCTGGTGCTGCGCTGGCGGGGGGTCGGGGTGGGGCCGTCACCGGCGGCACGACGTCCCCGACGGCTGCGCGCCCAGGAGTTCCTGGTGCAGGCCGGCCTGCAGCGGGTGCGCCCCGTCGAGCTGGCGGCCGTGATGGCCGTGCTGTTCGCGGTGGCCGCGGCGCTGGGCTGGGCGATGTACGACGGCGTCGTCGTGCCGGTGGCGATCGGGATGGTCGCGGCCGGGACGCCGCTGTGGTCGGCACGGGCCAGACGGCACCGTCGGCGCGAGCTCGCGCGCGAGGCGTGGCCACGTTTGATCGAGGAGATCCGGCTCAACGCCGTGACGCTCGGTCGCTCGATCCCGCAGGCCCTGCTCACGGTCGGGATGCGCGGACCCGAGGAGATGCGTCCCGCCTTCGCTGCCGCGCACCGCGAGTGGCTGATCTCCACCGACTTCGAACGCACGCTCGACGTCCTGCGCGACCGTCTCGCCGATCCGACGGCCGACGCCGTCTGCGAGACCCTGCTGATCGCCCACGACGTGGGTGGCACCGAGGTCGACGCCCGCCTCAAGGCGCTTGCCGCCGACCGGATGCAGGACCTGCAGGGTCGCAAGGATGCCCGGGCGAAGCAGGCCGCGGTCCGCTTCGCCCGGTTGTTCGTGTTGCTTGTGCCGATCGGTATGGCGTTCGTCGGCCTGTCCATCGGCGAGGGGCGCGCCGCCTATGCCAGCGACGCCGGCCAGGTGTTCGTGCTCGTGGCGCTGGCCCTGATCGCGGGCTGCTGGGCGTGGGCAGGCCAACTGCTGCGGCTGCCCGAGGAGCAGCGGGTCTTCCTCGGCTCGGGGACCGGGGAGCGAGCGTGA
- a CDS encoding type II secretion system F family protein: protein MTALLVGTGLSLWTGLTLLLAELRWFSRPSLVARLGPYVPGGMGVAGSAGLFSVETFRDAVGPAARRLGELFSRLFGVSEELDRKLRRIHSDVDVTEFRVRQVGWSLAALLAGGLSSAALRPSAPVALLFTVGSLLLAFLLVEHQVGSSSTRWKRTVHLELPVVAEQVAMLLAAGYSLAGALDRVARRGQGAVASDLRRVLTRVRQGLSEERALQEWAELADVASVDRFVAVLALNREASDLGRLIAEEARAIRHDVQRELVERLERRGQQVWIPVTVATLLPGVIFIAIPFTRALDGFLGR, encoded by the coding sequence GTGACCGCGCTGCTGGTGGGGACGGGGCTGTCGTTGTGGACCGGGCTGACGTTGCTCCTGGCCGAGTTGCGGTGGTTCTCGCGGCCGAGCCTCGTCGCACGTCTGGGTCCCTACGTTCCCGGCGGGATGGGCGTGGCGGGCTCGGCCGGACTGTTCTCGGTCGAGACCTTCCGGGACGCCGTCGGTCCGGCGGCTCGGCGCCTGGGGGAGCTCTTCTCGCGCCTGTTCGGCGTGAGCGAGGAGCTTGACCGCAAGCTGCGGCGGATCCACTCCGACGTCGACGTGACCGAGTTCAGGGTCCGGCAGGTCGGCTGGTCCCTGGCGGCGTTGCTCGCCGGCGGACTGTCCAGCGCCGCGCTGCGTCCCTCCGCCCCCGTCGCGCTGCTGTTCACCGTCGGCAGCCTGTTGCTCGCCTTCCTGCTCGTCGAGCACCAGGTCGGTTCGTCGTCGACGCGATGGAAGCGGACCGTGCACCTCGAGCTGCCCGTGGTGGCCGAACAGGTCGCCATGCTGCTCGCAGCCGGCTACTCGCTGGCGGGCGCGCTCGACCGCGTCGCACGTCGGGGTCAGGGGGCGGTGGCCAGCGACCTGCGACGGGTCCTGACGCGGGTCCGGCAGGGCCTGAGCGAGGAGCGGGCCCTGCAGGAGTGGGCCGAACTCGCCGACGTCGCGTCCGTGGACCGGTTCGTCGCCGTTCTCGCCCTCAATCGCGAAGCCAGCGATCTCGGCCGTCTCATCGCCGAAGAAGCCCGGGCCATCCGGCACGACGTCCAGCGTGAACTGGTGGAACGGCTGGAGCGGCGCGGGCAACAGGTGTGGATCCCGGTCACCGTGGCGACCCTGCTGCCCGGTGTCATCTTCATCGCGATCCCGTTCACCCGGGCGCTCGACGGCTTCCTGGGACGCTGA
- a CDS encoding recombinase family protein, which produces MKRCAIYTRLSKDADGTETATARQEADARAFAAAKGWTVAEVFKDVDLSAYRKVTRPGYESMLTALASRQVDGVLVWKLDRLVRSPAEFERFWAICETHDATLASVNEPVDTSNELGLVIVRILVAFARLESATMSLRLRSVKAASAKAGRPKHGGPRAFGLTDGWTDIVPHEADMIVDAAARVLAGESIRSIVLDWNRQSLTTSTGRPWSAQTLRNLLLQRRLCGQREHRGEIVADGVWPAILDVDTCDRLRTVLTDPARTVPHAGRTFLLSGILRCHNCDSRMRGSIATNGRRRYACPPKPEGCNGTVILADPTDQLLADMVCDALDSPDLASALGRPDDDGDDHAARIRVLIGRLDDLAGMWANGGISRREWMTARTSIDQQLEQARAAAAATTRNRQAAPWVGRGMQLRARWDDGLDLEFQRAAVGAVIDRAVIRAAVKGRNRFDADRIVVEWRA; this is translated from the coding sequence ATGAAACGCTGCGCGATCTACACCCGCCTGTCCAAGGACGCCGACGGCACCGAAACCGCCACCGCACGGCAGGAAGCTGACGCCCGCGCGTTCGCAGCCGCCAAGGGCTGGACGGTCGCCGAAGTCTTCAAGGACGTCGACCTCTCCGCGTACCGGAAGGTCACCCGCCCCGGCTACGAGTCGATGCTGACCGCTCTGGCATCCCGCCAGGTCGACGGTGTGCTCGTCTGGAAGCTCGACCGGCTCGTACGGTCACCCGCCGAGTTCGAACGCTTCTGGGCCATCTGCGAGACCCACGACGCGACCCTCGCCTCAGTCAACGAACCCGTCGACACCTCCAACGAGCTCGGCCTCGTGATCGTCCGCATCCTCGTCGCGTTCGCCCGCCTCGAGTCCGCCACCATGAGCCTCCGGCTGCGCTCGGTCAAGGCAGCGTCCGCCAAGGCCGGACGGCCCAAGCACGGCGGACCTCGGGCGTTCGGGCTCACCGACGGGTGGACCGACATCGTCCCTCACGAGGCCGACATGATCGTCGACGCCGCCGCGCGTGTGCTGGCCGGCGAGTCGATCCGGTCGATCGTGCTCGACTGGAACCGTCAGTCCCTCACCACTAGCACCGGCAGGCCCTGGTCCGCGCAGACGCTACGGAACCTGCTGCTGCAACGGCGGCTCTGCGGCCAACGTGAACATCGCGGCGAGATCGTCGCTGATGGCGTGTGGCCGGCCATCCTCGACGTCGACACCTGCGACCGGCTCCGTACCGTCCTCACCGACCCTGCCCGAACCGTCCCCCACGCCGGCCGGACCTTCCTGCTCTCAGGCATCCTCCGCTGCCACAACTGTGACAGCCGGATGCGCGGATCGATCGCCACCAACGGCCGGCGCCGCTACGCCTGCCCGCCCAAGCCGGAAGGGTGCAACGGCACCGTGATCTTGGCCGACCCGACCGACCAGCTGCTCGCCGACATGGTTTGCGATGCGCTCGACTCCCCCGACCTCGCTTCAGCCCTCGGCCGACCCGACGACGATGGTGACGACCACGCCGCCCGGATCCGGGTGCTGATCGGCAGACTCGACGACCTGGCCGGCATGTGGGCGAACGGCGGCATCTCCCGTCGCGAGTGGATGACCGCCCGTACATCCATCGACCAGCAGCTCGAGCAAGCGCGCGCCGCGGCCGCCGCGACAACCCGCAACCGGCAGGCCGCCCCGTGGGTCGGCCGCGGCATGCAGCTACGAGCTCGGTGGGACGACGGGCTGGACTTGGAGTTTCAGCGTGCCGCCGTTGGAGCCGTCATCGACCGGGCCGTGATCCGAGCTGCCGTGAAGGGGCGCAATCGGTTCGACGCGGACCGGATCGTCGTAGAGTGGCGAGCCTGA
- a CDS encoding S-layer homology domain-containing protein — MLAIAMVAMLLPANMAAAGPAIVVGDLEVVYLNHGNGDTAVYRGACGDVGIVDVNVGADGAVLDLLDRWGARDKVRWIAASHMHADHIGGIRAVAEATGATIVHRGAPAYNSQTYRDLMASAAGREHIVASGDSFDLCDGTFFEVLWSGSSNDTASFPTSDENARSMCLKVEHFEFTKGTCGDLLSAGETALASTLGRLDVWKVSHHGSSTSSPASLIDTIRPEAAVLTVGRNSYGHPSSTVVSRYTTAGTTLFQTADATGAAVDGDITITAGFDGDFFITSSQGRTYTSSGVQPPQPVPVGPACEGTPRNRFPDVTSGSHAFAIDCIGWWGVTQGNRDGTYNPTGTVTRDQMASFVARTIELSGGTLPNSPANHFTDDNGNAHELRINQLAELGVVGGVGGGRYAPARNVTRAQMATFLANAWEARTGSPLPAGRDFFTDVDGDTHQARINAVAQAGLTGGAAPGIYNPGGDVTRAQMGTFLARFMAKLVADGHTTHPPANPVPMPPPPAPAPPPPAPEPPADPAPGCVNINTASTDDLQRIIHIGPDRAAEIVRLRPFSRVEDLERVSGIGPARIRDIINQGVACVS, encoded by the coding sequence ATGCTTGCAATCGCCATGGTGGCCATGCTGCTGCCAGCCAACATGGCTGCCGCCGGCCCGGCCATCGTGGTCGGTGATCTCGAGGTCGTCTACCTCAATCACGGCAACGGCGACACGGCCGTCTACCGCGGCGCGTGCGGAGACGTGGGCATCGTCGACGTGAACGTCGGTGCAGATGGCGCGGTGCTAGACCTGCTTGACCGGTGGGGCGCCCGCGACAAGGTCCGCTGGATCGCCGCATCGCACATGCATGCCGACCACATTGGCGGCATCCGCGCCGTCGCTGAAGCGACCGGCGCCACGATCGTCCACCGCGGCGCACCGGCGTACAACTCGCAGACCTACCGTGACCTGATGGCCTCCGCCGCCGGCCGCGAACACATCGTGGCCAGCGGCGACAGTTTCGACCTCTGCGACGGCACCTTCTTCGAAGTGCTGTGGTCCGGTTCGTCCAACGACACCGCCTCGTTCCCGACCTCGGATGAGAACGCCCGCTCGATGTGTCTCAAGGTCGAACACTTCGAGTTCACCAAGGGCACCTGCGGCGACCTGCTGTCCGCCGGCGAAACGGCGCTCGCATCCACGCTTGGCCGCCTCGACGTCTGGAAGGTGTCCCACCACGGCTCCTCCACCTCCTCGCCCGCCAGCCTGATCGACACCATCCGTCCCGAAGCGGCGGTGCTCACCGTCGGCCGCAACAGCTACGGCCACCCGTCGTCGACCGTGGTCTCGCGCTACACCACCGCCGGCACCACGCTGTTCCAGACCGCCGACGCCACCGGCGCAGCGGTCGATGGCGACATCACCATCACCGCCGGCTTCGACGGCGACTTCTTCATCACGAGCTCGCAGGGCCGCACCTACACCTCCAGCGGCGTGCAGCCGCCCCAGCCGGTACCGGTGGGACCCGCGTGCGAAGGAACTCCCCGCAACCGTTTCCCTGACGTCACCTCGGGCAGCCACGCGTTCGCGATCGACTGCATCGGCTGGTGGGGCGTCACCCAAGGCAACCGCGACGGCACCTACAACCCGACCGGCACCGTCACTCGCGACCAGATGGCGTCGTTCGTGGCCCGCACCATCGAGCTTTCCGGCGGCACGTTGCCGAACTCACCGGCCAACCACTTCACCGACGACAACGGCAACGCCCACGAGCTGCGGATCAACCAGCTTGCCGAACTCGGTGTCGTCGGCGGAGTAGGTGGAGGCCGCTACGCGCCGGCACGCAACGTCACCCGCGCCCAGATGGCGACCTTCCTCGCCAACGCCTGGGAAGCCCGCACCGGCAGCCCGCTACCGGCCGGCCGCGACTTCTTCACCGACGTCGACGGCGACACCCATCAGGCCCGCATCAACGCCGTCGCCCAAGCCGGATTGACCGGCGGAGCCGCGCCCGGAATCTACAACCCCGGTGGAGACGTGACCCGCGCACAAATGGGCACCTTCCTCGCGCGGTTCATGGCCAAGCTCGTCGCCGACGGGCACACCACACATCCGCCGGCGAACCCAGTTCCGATGCCGCCACCGCCGGCACCAGCGCCGCCGCCTCCGGCACCCGAACCGCCGGCCGACCCGGCACCGGGCTGCGTCAACATCAACACGGCGTCGACCGACGACCTGCAACGGATCATCCACATCGGACCTGACCGTGCCGCCGAGATCGTCAGGCTGCGGCCGTTCTCCCGTGTCGAGGACCTCGAGCGTGTCTCGGGCATCGGGCCCGCCCGCATCCGCGACATCATCAACCAAGGGGTGGCCTGCGTCAGCTGA
- a CDS encoding ATPase, T2SS/T4P/T4SS family, translating into MAIRSLDELVDRGALSQPVATFLRAAARATLSMVFAGPPGSGKTTLLSCCTAELDPSLRVVTAEEVFEVDVPLPNVASMQTRAARPDRPGVDLRRLVAGFLRMAPDVAIVGEVRDHEALPLLLTLSSGVKGYTTIHAGSARQALSRLRFISQLADTRSELPMLALTSLVTEAVDVVVQCRRVDGKPRVEEIVAVEDLQSGEGGSRFTVTELFRRTGPDDALTWSGNVPVRCARPLATAGFDVRALLEAAGPGAAGSTSGGTGFGSGDGPGSGGGR; encoded by the coding sequence GTGGCGATCCGCTCGCTCGACGAGCTCGTCGACCGGGGTGCGCTGTCGCAGCCGGTCGCGACGTTCCTGCGGGCGGCCGCGCGGGCGACCCTGTCGATGGTGTTCGCCGGTCCGCCCGGGTCGGGGAAGACGACCCTGCTGTCGTGCTGCACCGCCGAACTCGACCCGAGCCTGCGCGTCGTGACCGCGGAGGAGGTCTTCGAGGTCGACGTCCCGCTGCCCAACGTCGCCTCGATGCAGACGCGCGCCGCCCGACCGGACCGGCCGGGCGTCGATCTGCGGCGGCTGGTCGCGGGCTTCCTGCGCATGGCGCCCGACGTCGCCATCGTCGGCGAGGTCCGCGACCACGAGGCACTGCCGCTGCTGCTCACCCTGTCCTCGGGCGTGAAGGGCTACACGACCATCCATGCCGGCTCGGCGCGCCAGGCCCTGTCCCGGTTGCGGTTCATCAGCCAGCTCGCCGACACGCGGTCGGAGCTGCCGATGCTGGCACTCACCTCGCTGGTGACCGAGGCGGTCGACGTCGTGGTCCAGTGCCGTCGGGTCGACGGCAAGCCGCGCGTCGAGGAGATCGTCGCCGTCGAGGACCTGCAGTCGGGAGAGGGCGGGTCGAGGTTCACCGTGACCGAGCTGTTCCGCCGGACCGGACCCGACGATGCGCTCACCTGGTCGGGCAACGTGCCGGTGCGGTGCGCCCGCCCGTTGGCGACCGCCGGCTTCGACGTCCGTGCGCTGCTCGAGGCCGCCGGTCCGGGAGCCGCCGGATCGACCTCGGGCGGAACGGGTTTCGGATCGGGGGACGGACCGGGGTCGGGGGGTGGCCGGTGA